One genomic window of Sodaliphilus pleomorphus includes the following:
- a CDS encoding glycosyltransferase, giving the protein MAQRVLLVNKFYYPRGGDCVVTLNTERLLRAHGVDVGVYAMQYPHNVESQFSRYFASQISLDGGLGAKFKALKRIMGLGDIKRSIARVLDDFKPDVVHLHNVHSYLSPVVAQMAHNRGIKVVWTLHDYKLLCPAYTCLREGKPCEQCFGSNKHPVVEHRCMKRSMAASVVAWAEAKRWSRAVLEKCVDAWICPSQFMARKMEQGGFDSGKLKVLCNFVDPLKLEKFKAQHEQPRDDFYCYVGRLSAEKGVSTLLQAAALMRREVRVGGSGPLIDELRHDFSSFPNIHFLGQLDAQGVSDLLGRARFSVVPSEWYENNPLSVIESLCSGTPVVGSHIGGIPELIVDGCGLTYPCGDAKALCDAMRQAWNTGWDHDAIKHRAIERFSPEAHYAQLQAIYDG; this is encoded by the coding sequence ATGGCTCAACGTGTTTTACTCGTCAACAAGTTCTACTATCCCCGTGGCGGCGATTGTGTGGTCACACTCAACACCGAGCGGTTGCTGCGCGCCCACGGCGTCGATGTGGGTGTGTATGCCATGCAGTATCCCCACAACGTTGAGTCGCAGTTTTCCCGCTACTTTGCCAGCCAGATTAGCCTCGATGGCGGCCTTGGCGCCAAGTTCAAAGCCCTGAAGCGCATTATGGGCCTGGGCGACATCAAGCGCTCGATAGCCCGCGTGCTCGACGATTTCAAGCCCGATGTGGTGCACCTGCACAACGTGCACAGCTACCTGTCGCCCGTAGTGGCCCAGATGGCCCACAACCGTGGCATCAAGGTGGTGTGGACCCTGCACGACTACAAGCTGCTGTGCCCGGCCTACACCTGCCTGCGCGAGGGCAAGCCCTGCGAGCAGTGCTTCGGGAGCAACAAGCACCCGGTGGTGGAGCACCGGTGCATGAAACGCTCGATGGCAGCCAGCGTCGTGGCCTGGGCCGAGGCCAAGCGCTGGAGCCGCGCAGTGCTCGAGAAGTGTGTCGATGCCTGGATATGCCCCAGCCAGTTCATGGCCCGCAAGATGGAGCAGGGCGGCTTCGACAGTGGCAAGCTCAAGGTGCTGTGCAACTTTGTCGACCCACTGAAGCTCGAGAAGTTTAAGGCGCAGCACGAGCAGCCGCGCGACGACTTCTACTGCTATGTGGGGCGCCTCTCGGCCGAGAAGGGCGTGTCGACACTGCTACAGGCTGCTGCCTTGATGCGGCGCGAGGTGCGTGTGGGCGGCTCGGGCCCGCTCATCGACGAGCTGCGGCACGATTTCTCGTCGTTCCCCAACATTCACTTCCTGGGTCAGCTCGATGCCCAGGGCGTGAGCGACCTGCTGGGCAGGGCGCGCTTCTCGGTCGTGCCCAGCGAGTGGTACGAAAACAACCCGCTCAGCGTCATCGAGTCGCTGTGCTCGGGTACCCCAGTGGTGGGCTCGCACATAGGCGGCATACCCGAGCTCATCGTCGACGGGTGCGGGCTCACCTATCCTTGTGGCGATGCCAAGGCCTTGTGCGATGCCATGCGCCAGGCTTGGAACACCGGCTGGGACCACGATGCCATCAAGCACCGGGCCATCGAGCGCTTCTCGCCCGAGGCCCACTATGCACAGCTGCAGGCCATATACGACGGTTGA
- the pulA gene encoding type I pullulanase, protein MKLRQLLLIALMTLLATTAATGQPVVYTPRQSTFKLHTLPSAKAVVLRIYNQGTGGKAVKTVEMKRVGHKQGQLATYEATLKGDLKGKFYTLDVKYGQHFLGECPGPEAQAVGVNGQRGAVVDMRDTDPEGWAQDRGPDIAGKDLMIYELHHRDFSIARNINLDPAIHVKRQSSQYPGKYLALTEPWAINHLKQLGVNAVHLLPSFDFASIDESKPDVPQYNWGYDPLNYNVPEGSYSTNAADPVTRIREFKLMVQALHRAGIKVILDVVYNHMFSIEGNSFQKTMPDAIFRKLPDGSYSNGSGCGNETKSEGIFGDYMLRSVKYWVDEYHIDGFRFDLMGVHDIATMNKIRHELPSGIFIYGEGWSAGSCALPASKLGVKANLPKMPGIAAFSDEMRDALRGPFNDDHKGAFLAGIAGEEESIKAGIAGCIAHPQVDYSKVNYSKQPWALQPTQMIAYVSCHDDMCLVDRLRTELPGIAGDELERLDMLAQTAVFTSQGVPFMLSGEEMMRDKKGVHNSFNSPDSINQLDWNGKLLHPQVWNYYCQLLALRKAHPAFRLGEAELVRRHLEFLPTQDCVVAFCLKDHAGGDNWSNIYVVLNARNTPARVEVPQGWYTVVAAGGKIDAGGMGTFNGSAVEVAPQSALIMHQ, encoded by the coding sequence ATGAAACTACGACAACTATTACTCATTGCGCTCATGACCTTACTTGCGACAACGGCTGCCACGGGGCAGCCCGTCGTCTACACCCCGCGCCAGTCCACCTTCAAGCTCCACACCCTGCCCAGTGCCAAGGCCGTGGTACTGCGCATCTACAACCAGGGCACAGGCGGCAAGGCGGTGAAAACCGTCGAGATGAAACGCGTGGGCCACAAGCAGGGGCAGCTGGCCACCTATGAGGCCACGCTCAAGGGCGACCTCAAGGGCAAGTTCTACACCCTCGATGTGAAATATGGCCAGCACTTCCTGGGCGAGTGCCCTGGACCCGAAGCCCAGGCTGTGGGCGTGAACGGCCAGCGCGGCGCCGTCGTCGACATGCGCGACACCGACCCCGAGGGCTGGGCCCAGGACCGCGGCCCCGACATTGCCGGCAAAGACCTCATGATCTACGAGCTGCACCACCGCGACTTCTCGATAGCCCGCAACATCAATCTCGACCCCGCGATCCACGTCAAGCGGCAGTCGAGCCAGTATCCAGGCAAGTACCTGGCGCTGACCGAGCCGTGGGCCATCAACCACCTGAAGCAACTGGGTGTGAACGCCGTGCACCTGCTCCCGTCGTTCGACTTCGCCTCTATCGACGAGAGCAAGCCCGATGTGCCACAATACAACTGGGGCTACGACCCACTCAACTACAACGTGCCCGAGGGCAGCTACAGCACCAATGCCGCCGACCCTGTCACACGCATACGCGAGTTCAAGCTCATGGTGCAGGCCCTGCACCGAGCCGGCATCAAGGTGATACTCGACGTGGTCTACAACCACATGTTCAGCATCGAGGGCAACTCGTTCCAGAAGACGATGCCCGACGCCATCTTCCGCAAGCTGCCCGACGGCAGCTACAGCAACGGCTCGGGTTGCGGCAACGAGACCAAGAGCGAGGGCATCTTTGGCGACTACATGCTCAGGAGCGTGAAATACTGGGTCGACGAGTACCACATCGACGGCTTTCGCTTCGACCTGATGGGCGTGCACGACATCGCAACCATGAATAAAATACGCCACGAGCTGCCCAGCGGCATCTTCATCTACGGCGAGGGCTGGAGCGCGGGCTCATGCGCCCTGCCCGCCAGCAAGCTGGGCGTGAAGGCCAACTTGCCCAAGATGCCTGGCATAGCCGCCTTCAGCGACGAGATGCGCGACGCCCTGCGCGGACCCTTCAACGACGACCACAAGGGCGCCTTCCTGGCAGGCATCGCCGGCGAGGAAGAGAGCATCAAGGCCGGCATCGCCGGCTGCATCGCCCACCCCCAGGTCGACTACAGCAAGGTGAACTACAGCAAGCAGCCCTGGGCCCTGCAGCCCACCCAGATGATTGCCTATGTGAGCTGTCACGACGACATGTGCCTCGTCGACCGCCTGCGCACCGAGCTGCCTGGCATCGCCGGCGACGAGCTGGAGCGCCTCGACATGCTGGCCCAGACGGCCGTGTTCACCTCGCAGGGCGTGCCCTTCATGCTCAGCGGCGAGGAAATGATGCGCGACAAGAAAGGCGTGCACAATAGCTTCAACTCGCCCGACAGCATCAACCAGCTCGACTGGAACGGCAAGCTGCTGCACCCGCAAGTGTGGAACTACTACTGCCAGCTGCTGGCCCTGCGCAAGGCTCACCCGGCCTTCAGGCTGGGCGAGGCCGAACTGGTGCGCCGCCACCTCGAGTTTCTGCCCACGCAAGACTGCGTGGTGGCCTTCTGCCTCAAGGACCACGCCGGCGGCGACAACTGGAGCAACATCTATGTAGTGCTCAATGCCCGCAACACCCCGGCCAGGGTCGAGGTGCCGCAAGGCTGGTACACCGTGGTGGCAGCAGGCGGCAAGATCGATGCCGGCGGCATGGGCACCTTCAACGGCTCGGCCGTCGAGGTGGCCCCCCAATCGGCATTGATCATGCACCAGTAA
- the ychF gene encoding redox-regulated ATPase YchF — translation MALQCGIVGLPNVGKSTLFNCLSNAKAQSANFPFCTIEPNVGVITVPDDRLNKLAELVHPERIVPTTVEIVDIAGLVKGASKGEGLGNKFLANIRETDAIIHVLRCFDDDNVTHVDGTVDPVRDKEVIDTELQLRDLETIESRIGRVQKQAQAGDREAKMQYEVMQRYEQVLSQGKSARLVELNSKEEEKIAHDLFLLTNKPVLYVCNVDDASAASGNHYVDAVREAVKDEDAQVLVIAAETESEIAELETYEERQEFLAEIGLKESGVNRLIKSAYALLNLETFLTAGPKEVRAWTFKKGSKAPQCAGVIHSDFERGFIKAEVIKYQDYIDYGSETAVKEAGKMHIEGKDYVMQDGDIVVFRFNV, via the coding sequence ATGGCACTTCAATGTGGTATTGTGGGACTCCCCAACGTGGGCAAGTCCACTCTGTTCAACTGCTTGTCGAACGCCAAGGCGCAATCGGCAAACTTTCCTTTCTGCACCATCGAGCCCAATGTGGGGGTGATCACCGTCCCCGATGATCGCCTCAACAAGCTGGCCGAGCTTGTGCACCCCGAGCGCATCGTGCCCACCACCGTCGAGATTGTCGACATTGCCGGCCTTGTGAAAGGCGCCAGCAAGGGCGAGGGCCTGGGCAACAAGTTTCTGGCCAACATACGCGAGACCGATGCCATCATTCACGTGCTGCGCTGCTTCGACGACGACAACGTGACCCACGTCGACGGCACAGTCGACCCCGTGCGCGACAAGGAGGTGATCGACACCGAGTTGCAACTGCGCGACCTGGAGACCATAGAGAGCCGCATAGGCCGCGTGCAGAAGCAGGCTCAGGCCGGCGACCGCGAGGCCAAGATGCAATATGAGGTGATGCAGCGCTACGAGCAGGTGCTCTCGCAGGGCAAGAGCGCCCGGCTGGTGGAGCTCAACAGCAAGGAGGAGGAAAAGATTGCCCACGACCTGTTTCTGCTCACCAACAAGCCCGTGCTCTATGTGTGCAACGTCGACGACGCGAGCGCTGCAAGCGGCAACCACTATGTCGACGCCGTGCGCGAGGCGGTGAAAGACGAGGATGCCCAGGTGCTGGTCATCGCCGCCGAGACCGAGAGCGAGATTGCCGAGCTGGAAACCTACGAGGAGCGCCAGGAGTTCCTGGCCGAGATCGGGCTCAAGGAGAGCGGCGTGAACCGCCTCATCAAGAGTGCCTATGCCCTGCTCAACCTCGAGACCTTCCTCACGGCCGGCCCCAAGGAGGTGCGCGCCTGGACCTTCAAGAAGGGCAGCAAGGCGCCACAGTGTGCCGGCGTGATACACAGCGACTTTGAGCGCGGTTTCATCAAGGCCGAGGTCATCAAGTACCAGGACTACATCGACTATGGCAGCGAGACGGCCGTGAAAGAGGCCGGCAAGATGCACATCGAGGGCAAGGACTACGTGATGCAAGACGGCGACATTGTGGTGTTCCGCTTCAACGTGTAG
- a CDS encoding glycoside hydrolase family 13 protein, with the protein MKKILLSAMIMTAMAAGAATVDVDRIDPPNWYTGLNDPSLQLMIYGKGIKGAEVTTNYPGVSIDSVVNVESANYLLVYLNVKDAQPGAMTLNFSHNGKRKAVKYELKARSMSGEQHQGFTAADVLYMLMPDRFADGNPRNGQLAGMQPYTCNRNEPSLRHGGDLKGIEQHLDYFDQLGVTALWFTPVLENNSPDENGTFSTYHGYATTDYYKVDPRFGTNDEYKQLVAQAHQHGLKVVMDMIFNHCGLYHPWLKDLPSKDWLNWPAGYQKYMQTSYKLTPVMDPYASQVDKKETLEGWFVPTMPDLNQNNPHVMTYLIQNSVWWIETVGIDGIRMDTYPYAYKQPMARWMKRLNDEYPNFNVVGETWVTEPAYTAAWQKDSPLSNDNSYLPTVMDFSFYEKLDSAKNEETDGWWKGYNRIYNSFVYDYLYKDPSHVMAFIENHDTDRFLADGKDVQALKQALALLLTVKRIPQLYYGTEVLMNGTKQVTDGNVRKDFMGGFPGDKRNCFTREGRTAQENDMFDWLSAVLHWRQHNDVIAKGTMTQFCPYGGVYVVARRYQGKKVMTVLNGTSKAATLSVNRYAEVIEGATTARDVPTGKIVDLTRDYNLAPREALILEF; encoded by the coding sequence ATGAAAAAAATACTTCTTTCGGCAATGATAATGACAGCTATGGCAGCCGGTGCAGCCACCGTCGATGTCGACCGCATCGACCCGCCCAACTGGTACACCGGCCTCAACGACCCCTCGCTGCAGCTCATGATTTACGGCAAGGGCATCAAGGGTGCCGAGGTGACTACCAACTACCCGGGCGTGAGCATCGACAGCGTGGTCAACGTGGAGAGCGCCAACTACCTGCTTGTGTATCTCAACGTGAAAGACGCCCAACCCGGGGCCATGACGCTCAACTTCAGCCACAACGGCAAGCGCAAGGCAGTGAAATATGAGCTCAAGGCACGCTCCATGAGCGGCGAGCAGCACCAGGGCTTCACCGCTGCCGATGTGCTCTACATGCTCATGCCCGACCGCTTTGCCGACGGCAACCCGCGCAACGGCCAGCTCGCAGGCATGCAGCCCTACACCTGCAACCGCAACGAGCCCAGCCTGAGGCACGGCGGCGACCTCAAAGGCATAGAGCAGCACCTCGACTACTTCGACCAGCTGGGTGTGACCGCCTTGTGGTTCACTCCAGTGCTCGAGAACAACAGCCCCGACGAGAACGGCACCTTCAGCACCTATCACGGCTATGCCACCACCGACTACTACAAGGTAGACCCCCGCTTTGGCACCAACGACGAGTACAAGCAGCTCGTGGCCCAGGCCCACCAGCACGGGCTCAAGGTGGTGATGGACATGATATTCAACCATTGCGGCCTCTACCATCCCTGGCTCAAAGACCTGCCCTCCAAGGACTGGCTCAACTGGCCCGCCGGCTACCAGAAGTATATGCAGACGAGCTACAAGCTCACCCCCGTCATGGACCCCTATGCCAGCCAGGTCGACAAGAAAGAGACCCTCGAGGGCTGGTTTGTGCCCACCATGCCCGACCTCAACCAGAACAACCCCCACGTGATGACCTACCTCATACAGAACAGCGTGTGGTGGATTGAGACCGTGGGCATCGACGGCATACGCATGGACACCTATCCCTATGCCTACAAGCAGCCCATGGCCCGCTGGATGAAGCGCCTCAACGACGAGTACCCCAACTTCAACGTGGTGGGTGAGACCTGGGTCACCGAGCCTGCCTACACCGCCGCCTGGCAGAAGGACTCCCCCCTGAGCAACGACAACAGCTACCTGCCCACCGTGATGGACTTCTCCTTCTACGAGAAACTCGACTCGGCCAAAAACGAGGAAACCGACGGCTGGTGGAAAGGCTACAACCGCATCTACAACAGCTTTGTCTACGATTACCTCTACAAGGATCCCAGCCACGTGATGGCCTTTATCGAGAATCACGACACCGACCGCTTCCTGGCCGACGGCAAAGACGTGCAGGCCCTGAAACAGGCCTTGGCCCTGCTGCTCACCGTGAAACGCATACCGCAACTCTACTACGGCACCGAGGTGCTCATGAACGGCACCAAGCAGGTCACCGACGGCAATGTGCGCAAGGACTTCATGGGCGGTTTCCCCGGCGACAAGCGCAACTGCTTCACGCGCGAGGGCCGCACGGCCCAGGAAAACGACATGTTCGACTGGCTGAGCGCCGTGTTGCACTGGCGCCAGCACAACGACGTGATCGCCAAAGGCACAATGACACAATTTTGCCCCTATGGCGGCGTCTATGTCGTCGCCCGACGCTACCAGGGCAAGAAAGTGATGACCGTGCTCAACGGCACCAGCAAGGCAGCCACACTGAGCGTGAACCGCTATGCCGAGGTCATCGAGGGCGCCACCACAGCCCGCGACGTGCCCACAGGCAAGATCGTGGACCTGACACGGGACTACAACCTCGCCCCCCGCGAGGCCCTCATCCTGGAATTCTGA
- a CDS encoding 4-alpha-glucanotransferase has product MKLKFYLDYNTYFGEEIVLNIVGTGGNVSKHAMATVNGHTWTCETTLAPAAHSARSIEYYYSVECDGRLERHEWAGKRHLLDLAASKATRVTIFDHWIDIPQDSYHYSSAITECLAHRDTVTVPVTDYDTTVILKVCAPQLRAGDRLALVGSGQALGSWSVLKAIAMAEHSRNEWVAVLDASQLKSNVIEFKFVAFSNRDDKTILWEVDGNRTVTLPELKKGDCVVYELPTAGFPIGDWRIAGTVVPVFSLKTAGSFGVGDFGDLKHMIDYVASTGQKALQVLPINDTTITHTWTDSYPYNCVSIYALHPQYIDLRQLPQLADASRRQHYSKLQAELNALPKIDYERVNQAKLAYMEELYKQEGAKTMKTADFKQYFEANKQWLVPYAAFCHYRDLYGTASFGKWPEHRTFDESLRAAMANSRTSEYKKVAYWYYVQYNLDKQMRQAHDYARKRHVILKGDIPIGVSRDGVETWVEPRYFNLNGQAGAPPDAFATDGQNWGFPTYNWDEMLKDGCAWWVRRFTKMAQYFDAYRIDHVLGFFRIWEIPIDAVSGLLGQFSPALGMTREQIEGYGLHFQDYFTEPFITDWSLERTFHDRAGEVKEKYLEHTWGDRYRLKPDYDTQRKIQQAFKGRDSQDDKNLCTALMSLAADVLFVRDRKDPYKFHPRIAVQHAFVYESLYDSDKAAFNKLYDDYFYRRNNDFWYREAMKKLPRLVEATRMLVCAEDLGMVPACVPWVINELRILSLEIQSMPKDNHVKFGVLANNPYRSVSTISTHDMPTMRQWWDEDWNIAQEYYNEVLWKQGPAPHPMPGWLAEQVVANHLNCPSMLCLLSFQDWTAIDEDERLADENDERINVPAIPRYYWRYRMHKSIEQLMADNSFNAKVKKLIAQSGRL; this is encoded by the coding sequence ATGAAACTGAAATTTTATCTGGATTACAACACCTATTTCGGCGAGGAAATCGTGTTGAACATCGTGGGGACAGGCGGCAACGTCTCGAAGCATGCAATGGCCACCGTCAACGGCCACACATGGACGTGCGAGACCACCCTGGCACCGGCTGCTCACAGTGCAAGGAGCATAGAATACTACTACAGCGTGGAGTGCGACGGCCGCCTCGAGCGTCACGAGTGGGCAGGCAAGCGCCACTTGCTCGACCTGGCAGCCAGCAAGGCCACGCGCGTCACCATCTTCGACCACTGGATCGACATTCCCCAAGACAGCTACCACTACAGCTCGGCCATCACCGAGTGCCTGGCACACCGCGACACCGTGACCGTGCCGGTCACCGACTACGACACTACAGTGATACTCAAGGTGTGCGCGCCGCAGCTGCGCGCCGGCGACCGCCTTGCCCTGGTGGGCAGCGGGCAGGCGCTGGGCAGCTGGTCGGTGCTCAAGGCCATAGCCATGGCCGAGCACTCGCGCAACGAGTGGGTGGCCGTGCTCGATGCCAGCCAGCTCAAGAGCAACGTGATAGAATTCAAGTTTGTAGCCTTCAGCAACCGCGACGACAAGACCATCTTGTGGGAAGTCGACGGCAACCGCACCGTGACGCTGCCCGAGCTCAAGAAGGGCGACTGCGTGGTCTATGAGCTGCCCACAGCCGGCTTCCCCATAGGCGACTGGCGCATAGCCGGCACCGTGGTGCCCGTGTTCTCGCTCAAGACGGCAGGCAGCTTCGGCGTGGGCGACTTCGGCGACCTCAAGCACATGATCGACTATGTGGCCTCGACCGGGCAGAAGGCCCTGCAGGTGCTGCCCATCAACGACACCACCATCACCCACACCTGGACCGACAGCTACCCCTACAACTGCGTCAGCATCTACGCCCTGCACCCGCAATACATCGACTTGCGGCAGTTGCCGCAGCTGGCCGACGCCAGCCGTCGCCAGCACTACAGCAAGCTGCAGGCCGAGCTCAACGCGCTGCCCAAAATCGACTACGAGCGCGTGAACCAGGCCAAGCTGGCCTACATGGAAGAGCTCTACAAGCAAGAGGGCGCCAAGACCATGAAAACGGCCGACTTCAAGCAATACTTCGAGGCCAACAAGCAGTGGCTTGTGCCCTATGCAGCCTTCTGCCACTATCGCGACCTCTACGGCACAGCCAGCTTCGGCAAGTGGCCCGAGCACCGCACCTTCGACGAGAGCCTGCGCGCCGCCATGGCCAACAGCCGCACCAGCGAGTACAAGAAAGTGGCCTACTGGTACTATGTGCAATACAACCTCGACAAGCAGATGCGCCAGGCCCACGACTATGCCCGCAAGCGCCACGTCATACTCAAGGGCGACATCCCCATCGGCGTGAGCCGCGACGGCGTGGAGACTTGGGTTGAGCCCCGCTACTTCAACCTCAACGGCCAGGCCGGAGCCCCGCCCGACGCCTTTGCCACCGACGGCCAGAACTGGGGCTTCCCCACCTACAACTGGGACGAGATGCTCAAGGACGGCTGCGCCTGGTGGGTGAGACGCTTCACCAAGATGGCACAGTACTTCGACGCCTACCGCATCGATCACGTGCTGGGCTTCTTCCGCATTTGGGAGATTCCCATCGATGCCGTGAGCGGCCTGCTGGGCCAGTTCTCGCCGGCACTGGGCATGACCCGCGAGCAGATCGAGGGCTACGGTCTCCACTTCCAGGACTACTTCACCGAGCCCTTCATCACCGACTGGTCGCTCGAGCGCACCTTCCACGACCGCGCCGGCGAGGTGAAAGAGAAATACCTGGAGCACACCTGGGGCGACCGCTACCGCCTGAAACCCGACTACGACACCCAGCGCAAGATACAGCAGGCCTTCAAGGGCCGCGACAGCCAAGACGACAAGAACCTGTGCACAGCGCTCATGTCGCTGGCAGCCGACGTGCTCTTTGTGCGCGACCGCAAGGACCCCTACAAGTTCCACCCGCGCATCGCCGTGCAGCACGCCTTCGTCTACGAGTCGCTCTACGACAGCGACAAGGCCGCCTTCAACAAGCTCTACGACGACTACTTCTACCGCCGCAACAACGACTTCTGGTATCGCGAGGCCATGAAGAAGCTGCCTCGACTGGTCGAGGCCACCCGCATGCTCGTGTGTGCCGAAGACCTGGGCATGGTGCCAGCGTGCGTGCCCTGGGTCATCAACGAGCTGCGCATCCTGAGCCTCGAGATTCAGTCGATGCCCAAGGACAATCACGTGAAATTTGGCGTGCTGGCCAACAATCCCTACCGCTCGGTGAGCACCATCTCGACCCACGACATGCCCACCATGCGCCAGTGGTGGGACGAGGACTGGAACATTGCCCAGGAATACTACAACGAGGTACTGTGGAAGCAAGGCCCAGCTCCCCACCCCATGCCCGGGTGGCTTGCCGAGCAGGTCGTGGCCAATCACCTCAACTGCCCGTCGATGCTGTGCCTGCTCTCGTTCCAGGACTGGACGGCCATCGACGAGGACGAGCGGCTGGCCGACGAGAACGACGAGCGCATCAATGTGCCTGCCATACCGCGCTACTACTGGCGCTATCGCATGCACAAGAGCATCGAGCAGCTCATGGCCGACAACAGCTTCAATGCCAAGGTAAAGAAGCTCATCGCCCAGAGCGGCCGCTTGTAG